A segment of the Lycium barbarum isolate Lr01 chromosome 7, ASM1917538v2, whole genome shotgun sequence genome:
AATGGGTTGGGatgtgaggtggcatgccacgtggcgtCCACCTCACCAAAAATGTCAATGTCACATGTGAGTAGATGTCCACTTTGGACAACTTAATGGAgcaggggtatatttaaaccaAAAGTATaacgggaggggtatatttggactcaaagtataatGATCGAGgagtatatttagcccttttccgatagtacaggggtatatttagcccttttccgttaaaaaaaaatgaatttgcacaagtcaaataacatcttcaataagagaattacaccaatcaaaataagaaaaataatagaaaaactcttcaataggtaaatacaccccataagtaaatgtagaattagataaactacaagttctcaaaaataaatcataaatttcatgttttttctaagcagtgattacgaaatttccatcacaatttaagtagtaaaagtgatttaaattgaaattATACGTACtctaattcatttctcattttattatcAAGTACTCCGATTCATTTctcatgttatttattgcttattaagagtgtcccaagtcaaatctagacaagtaaacatggatggagggagtaataaacaaaagaaattattaaaaaaaatgaattttgatctcaatccaaaattcccattgagacccaagttttttgatttaaatactcacatatTTGAGATTAAGataaatgcttaatttaagggattttgaagtttctatttgtgtgttttcgctagagatcacagataaaataatagaaaagaggaaagacaatataaataataaaaaagataaatagaaaattaggagGGCCGAAAAGGAAATTACTGGTGCAAAGGAAGTAAACAGCGCAAAGAAAAATAGGAGTCgaaaaatgttcaagatagattcaaacttgtgtcagCCAGCCgtgacacctttgtctaatttacgattgggggtggcaggatcaaatatttaacctaatttaagcaaattacaacataagtatataaaaatttTATTAATCGAGAGGGTGTCATGCCAccccaccctaaagggtggatccgcctCTGGTTAGAGGTCTGTAATTGTGTGTTTGTGTATGTAGAGTTTAAAAAATACATAAAGACTTAATTAAGAATATTACTTTAGTTTTACTCCATGCCAACATGACAACAAATAGTTCAATAGCTATATCTTGCAAAAGATCATCATATTTTCTTGGCTCGATGCACATTCCCAGGAAAAGATGCCTCCTCCTTTTTGTGAGTTACCATTTATCTTGTCCTAATTGATTTTTTAATTatgaagaaagaattttttttaattatgaagaaataaattgaagaaaaaaaataaaggaataaAGAATAAAATATTATATAATCTATGGTTATTTGATGTCTCAAGTGCGCTAACCCAAAAGAGTATTTTTTATAATTATCACAAAAATAATTTATTGCTGCTTATGGCTATATTATTTTTTGTCTTCGTGTGCTGTTATATCAAGTATCATTTTAGTCAATTCAATTCGATCCACAATAAGTGTTTGCTTTATGATATCAAGAagatattattttctttttaaatttatcATTCCTCTGAGATAGGATTTATAATTTCTAGGAAGTCTGAGGAAAGTTAAATGATCATCTAGATATAACCGGTAATTTAGTTAAATAATCCTGTGACTAATTCTATTAGATGGTTTTCTTAACGAAACCTTAAGTAATGACAGTTATAGTAGATCGGAACTCAGAAGTACCCCTCGTTTCCTTTGACTTGTCATGTTTCATGTTTGTCTTTTATACGCCCCTTAAGAGAATATTCTATATTAATTAAAAAGATAAATTTCCCTTATCTATTTATTTTATCTTAATTTGTTACTACCCTTGCTTTCACCACATTAATCTCTCTCAACATTCATTCGAATAAGcataaaaagtgaaaaaataatttattatatCTTGGTTGTTGTCTTGTTCGGGCGTAGTGGTCCCCCTTCGTCATGAGGGCGTACTTTCTCACCACCTAATGATGATCAAATCACGATTATGGGCTTGCTCCGTTCTAATTCCATATGCAAAATAGAATGTTTGCATTCTAAATTTTTCAAAGTAACAATGGTGAAGATAGAGGCGAATCCAAAATTTTAAAATGATGGTTCACCATTGCTTTCAGGATTGCAGAGCTTGTGCCTCATCTAAGTATATTTCTTTTGCCTTTGGGTAactagaaataaaataaaagtaattagaaataatataaaaaggaataTTTTTGCCTTTTGGTAATTAGAActaaagaagaaaaaagatttaGAAATAATATAGAAGGAAAGTCAAAGGCAGTGACTAATACTACCAATATTCTATGCAGTAACAACACTTGGTTTAAGAAAAACAAAGAtctactaagagcccgtttggattggcttataagttgcttataagctgttttcagctttttgagtgtttggctgaccagcttaaagtcattttgtgcttaaaataagcgcaaaaaaataattgagcccatttgacttaatttatctaaagcagcttataagctgaaaacagcttataagccaaaaaaaataagttagacgacccaacttatttttttttagcttataagttgtttgcagcttatagacataagcccatccaaacagccTCTAATTCATAACAAAAACTGCTAAACCTACAAAACTTTGCTTGAAATGTTTTCTTCTTTTAATCAATATTTTTTCATCAATTGACTCTTTTACAATCTGAGCGAATCTCCCCGTTGGTGCCGGTTAATGGGCTAATGTTTCCCATGTTAATCATTGACTGAACGAAGCTCTGAAAGAAGGTATTTTGGTTGCTACTAAATGTGTTCACAATTGAGGCAGTTGTTGCAGCAGCTGTTGAGAATAACTCTTGATCTGATTGCAGAAGCCCTTGATTGTTCTGCAAGTTTGCAAAATAATTATTGTCGAAACTATCCGACGTCGCCGGGTCAAGATTAGCCAAGGCTGTGGCACTTCCATTTTGAGGACATATCTGCCTTAGGTTGGCCAAGTAAGTTGTATTTAGGGTGGGGTCTGGATTTCCTGTGCCATTGAAATTGTAAATACGGGCACTGAATACGCGACATTGGGCACGTCCAAATGTGTGTGCACCTAACGTTTAGAGAAACAAAGATTTGATAACTTAGTTGATAAAAATTGTTTGACTCTCCAAATAGTAATAAGGATATGTAAAATAGGGCGGAGGAAATTATAACTAATTACCGGATAAGGCAACTAGCTCGGTAACATTAAGTCCAACAGCGGAAAACTTTGATGTAATGTTGCTTAAGCCCTCCAAAGGAGACGGAATAGAAGTATTAGCTCCTGCTTGATTTGCTGTTCTGCTGTCTCTTCTCCCTAATAAAACATTCCATGAAGGACCACCTGCCTGCACTCCATTGAGATGATAAAAGAAATGATGCACAAATAAGTTTAATGTTTATCTTCTTAAATAtttgttgaagaaaaaaaaaacactacttTTAAGGctgaaactttttttttaaaaaaaaaaaactagttatTCAAATTTTTATACCAAAGAAACAGAGGATTCTGCGGCAAGAGCAAGAATGTCAGCACAGGAGACAACACCAGGGCAAGAACTTTCAACAGCAGTTTTAATGTTGTCAACAACATCGAAACCTCTTGTGGAATTTGCATTAGGAGCTGCATCTTTCTCACTTACTATATTTGTTGTAGCGTTATTATCCAACAAAAGTGAAGCATCACATCCCTGTCAATTAAGAAATATAAGTCACTTAAGATTAGCTAATTAAGAAGTACCAACTGTGTAAGAAAGTAACATGAAAGAGTTCATGCGCGAATTTACATTGACAAAGCAATCATGGAAATGAAGACGAATGAGGCTGGCCCCAATGCGCGCATCAGACTGTAAAGCTTGTTGAATTACATTTTGGACAATAGTTGAAACATTTGGACATGTACTTGAGTAAAAATTTGCACTCAACTGCGCATTTGATTGATAGAAACTAAATGTTGACAGCAAAATGCATATAACTGCTAAAGAAGAAGTAGGAGCAGGAACCATTTTTGTTTAGTAGAAGAAGTGAAGCTTAGCTAGACAATTTCTTTTACTTGTGTCTCATGAATAGCTAGAGATCTAGGCAATATATACAGGAAAAAGTGCCTCACTTTCCTGATTTATTCTTGACAATTTCAAACATCATAATCAAACAAAATAATTTGCTTTGTTTGTAAGTGTGTCGGTGATATTAGGAAACTTCTGTCACTAGTCTACTACAGCAAGGTTTTGTGGAAAATTTCTTAGGCAAATGGGGAAAGAAATAGCCATATGAGACTTGTTCAATGTTTGAGTGAAATATAAAATTCAATTGTTTCTTGATTAATTAAATCTTGTGAAACAAGTAGTCGACGATTTTTATAATTCATGTTAATCTTGAAAAGTTTGACTTGCTACTCGCTTCTTTCATCAGAGAACCTTCTCACTGTAAGAATAATGGAGGCAAGTTGTGACTGATTGTGAAAGCTTAATAAAGATCATTAAAGCTGATTTAACATTTTAACATCTTCGATAATAAAATTTTCAAAAGATTCTTCATAATTTAGCGAAAAATCAGAATGTGGGCAGCTAAATTCCTCAACCCTTTCGTAATTCTGCACTTTACGGTTCTTTAACAATTTTACTTTGTTTTCTATTTTGAATTTAGCTTTTATATGCTGATGGTGTCAGAGATTTTTTATGCTATTAAATTATTCAAAAGTTAATGACAAACAACtattcataaaaataaaataaaataagttgcCTGAAAAATAAAGGTTGACAGCCTGCTATAATAGGTTAAACAACATCAATACTTATTACCAAAAAAACATCAATAGTGAAAATCAGATAATAATAGCCCACGGATACATAGTTGGCGATTAAATTCGAATGGCGTACCTTGTGAATTTTGCATTATACAAATCTCACATCAGAATGAGAATCAAAAGTTAGGAGTCATATAAAACGGAATTAGGAATTCAACTATTTAGACACATTTGGATTAAAGCTCAAGCGAATAAAATCGTGAATCCCTAATATTCAAACCAGAATGAACACAACCTTTGTCAGTGGACATTTGCCCTGACAATTTAATATTTTCTTCTGTTTGTTATGCCTCACTCAATTTTCTCTATACTGTCTGATAAAATATAGCCTTCTTCTTGGGTTACAAGTAGATATTTTGCAAGCCTTATATACACTGTTTGTTGTCCATGCGGATATTTTATAAGTAGAAACCAGCTTCCATGAACAGCTTAGAAAAGTATATAAGCCATGTTTTCAACCAAAGAAACAAAATTTAAATAACAGCAATTGCGACTTCTAATTTTGTAGAACGTCAGCTGTTTTACAACATTAGTAAGTGAAGGGTGCATATATTCGCAACTGTAATTCATTATATATACCAACATTCTTGATAGtctaattaatttgaaaaatcaaTTGTTTTCCTCCCCGACCCTTGAAATGGTTATCCCTAtaattaatttgaaattccaactTTGAGAATTCTACTAACTCTTATTTCCTTGGTAGTATTTGCATTACTGTAATTAGTAATGTCCATGATCTAATGATTGACGACTAAGAAATAACTAAGGTAGTCAAAAATTATTTACACTAATATATATCGTAACTAACTATTAACTGGGAATTCCTTTAAATGAGAAAGTCAATACCGTTTTGGTCGACATGAGTCTTTTTGTCTAGTACTATCTTGTAACGTGTGAGTTGAAATAATGAATCTTTAGGCATATACTGTTTGGTTGGCATGGTGACGGTGCTCATTGTTAGTGAAAAATCCAAAAACGTTCAATCAAATGAAATAGTACACAATAAATTTTTAAATCTAGAGGAAtacaaaaagaaaattaattaggTAGCATCTCCTCTAGATATAGagtccgtttggattgacttataagttgcttgaaacagcttataagctggttatcttataagccattttgtgcttaaaataagcccgaaaaataattgggtctgtttgacttaacttatctaaagcagcttgtaagctgaaaatagcttataagcaaaaaaaaaaaaaaatgggttacatcaactttttcttttttgacttataagctgttttcagcttataaactatttttttaAGCCCTTCCAAACAGGCTCATCAGAATTTGGTGAGAGTAGTTGGAGCAGAACTATAAACTTTGACTATCGATAGTCCTAATAGCCACAATAATTACCTAATCAAAGCAAATGGATTATCATTGGAAAGTCTCTAATCTGTCCCCGCATGTATAGCATAATTTACGCCAAAAGATACAATAGATTATCAGTGGCAGAAGGGAGGGCATTTATCATTTGTCAAACAACAATTATTGGCAAGCTTGCTGGTCCATTTGGCTTTATCTCGTGTATCAATGATTAATTATTAAGATGATAGCAATGTTAGACTTTTATTAATTTACTAGCAGACTATGCCCACATGATGCACGAGGCCCAACATGATTAATCTTATTACTCAATTTAGTTAATTtttatgatttgtatattttataAAGGATACCGTTATTCTCCTTAATGAGTCtctatgttttttttcttttcgtcttattttaccccttaatttctcaattattgttaaaatttatcttattttgattatgtctgcctctttttatatttagtaagttgacaattcaaatatcctacatgtcaagtttataatcacaagattcaagaatattttgttatattatacacattttaatttagaaccacaagatttgaaagtctatctttatttcttgaacttcatatctagtcaaacgtagacacttaaattgagacagagggagtgtatatgtcaaatgaaggaaatgaaaggacaattgacaCACTGCGGACACGggaacttaaaaagtaaacacacaaaagataatattaatgttaaacttctgaaatgtaaaCATGTTAGTCCTGGCTTAGAGTACGATTTCAGTttctttttgtacaacttattgttgatGTGTTCGTCCACTTGGGTGTTTGTTgcttaaaaaaaattgtcttattttggaTATGTCcaactctttttatatttagtaagttgacaattcaaatatcctacatgtacagtttataatcacaagattcaaaggatattttattatattatacacattttttaatttagaaccacaagatttgaaagtctatctttatttcttgaACTTTATGTCTAATCAAACGTAGACATTTAAATTGATACAGAGGGAGTGAGTATCtaccaaatgaaggaaatgaaaggataatTAAGACACCGCAGAcctgtggggacttaaaaagtaaacacacaagaggtagaattaatgttcaacttctgaaatgtacacatgttagtccctgcttagagtacaatttcagttgctttttgtacaacttattgttgttgtgttcgtccatcTTGGGCATttatatataagaagaagaaaaatatataatagaaaaatagacatatatttttagtaatgtggccaagtaatatgggacgaaggaagtgcttcatttattaattcttaaagaacgtgaaaagtcaagtatagtaatgtagccaagtaatatgagacggaggagtacttcatttattaattcttaaataacgtgaaaagtcaaaagtgaacaagtaaaagtgcacggaggaaataaatatgtgtcgaagaattaaaattgaagtgcatatatgtatacatgagaagagaataaatattcagcaagaacgtgaaaagtcaaaaatgaacaaataaaagtgcacggaggaaataaatatgtgtcggagaattaaaattgaagtgcatacgtgtatacatgagaagagaataaatattcagtattatgacatatattcatgtgagatttattaattcttaaagaacgtgaaaagtcaaaagtgaacaagtaaaagtgcatggaggaaataaatttgtataggagaattaaaattgaactgcataagtctatacatgagaagagaataaatattcagtaagaacgtgaaaagtcaaaagcgaacaagtaaaagtgcagggaggaaataaatgtgtcagagaattaaaattgaagtgcatacgtcgatacatgagaagggaataaatattaagtactatgacatatatccacgtgggataaaaaaatagttggataaagtgtacaagttatatagcttatagtacaagcattcattgtatgtacaatttgtaaagcttttggtacaagtatttgATGCTGTGTTCATCCTCATTAGagacttatatataatagaaatgtgTGGCCCAATTAATGCAAAACCCACAACTAATATTTAATAAAGAATAAATCTCGTCTGTTAGATCGGTTACTTGATGGACATACCGTATTAAGTCAGAACTCCTATAAATTGGTCCTCCCTCCACGGTTACCATAAAAATTCTCTACCTCTTTTCCATTGACTCTTGTGGTAACATAAGGTTAGAGCAAGGAGCTAGAAATCAATTTTAAATTAACGCTTTCGCTCAACTCTGCGATAATATCTTCCGCACCAGGTATGTTCCCTTAACGTCATCTTGTAAGATTATCATGTTCAAGATCCTGGCATGCATTAAATTAATCTAACATGTGGCATCAGAGTCTGGATATTTGAACTGATAATCTTCGTCAAAGAAAAGATTGTAGTGTATTACTGAATTGCTTTCGAAATTACCGTTGTAATGATGTAACAGTCGCTTGGTTTAGCAATATAGGGCCAGCATCACGGTATAAACCGGCCGGCAGCATTACGTTTTGTTTTGAAACCCTTGATTTTGATCTTTAATCATTGGAATGTgtccataaataaaataaaaaaactaatGGCATATAATGAAAGGCGTAATTGTGCCTCCGGCGGTTAATGTCAAACCTGCCTTTTGCCTTTTAATTATTGAAACTGGTATTGGCATCAGAATAAAAGGTAGGGTATCTACAATTAAGCTATCAATTCTTTATTCCTTTTGGGCCATCAAGTAATTTAATTTTCGGACCATTTAGAATATTTTGAGCAATTAAGTAGATAAGGCTTACTGTTGAAATTTTTGGGACCTGAATTTGGGCACAATTTTTAAGCTGAACCACAGTCCCATATCATGTGCTAATTGCATTTAATTTCAACGTAATGCAATACATCTTGATTCTAATATGCTGCAATCGTGAAAAGTGTTATTTATATATTTGTTAAAAGAAAACGATTAATGTATGTGCTTACAGTTAatagtttgttagtcaccaaagtggcCAAATTAGAATGTTCAATATTTACACATACATTATCTCCATGATaactttatgcatgtattatgtttatatagtttgttagtcaccaaagtggcCGAACTAGATTGTTTATGAATTGTACATGCATAAagttatttattatttatattatgtACGTGATTATGGTTTtatagtttgttagtcaccaaagtAGCCAAACTAGAATGTTTAAAATGTACGTACATAAGTTACGTATTTATTTTATGCATGTATTAATGTCTatatagtttgttagtcaccaaagtggcCAAACTAATATGTTTGTGAAAGATGTGCATATATAAATATTGTCGTTTGTCCATTAAACTAATGAAATGCCTATAATAGAAAATAGATGCATAAATTGACATTCACTATTGCTAGAACTTAAGGATTAACCCAAAGGTGAATCAATTATTCTATGAATAGTAAAATATAATGAGGTAAATTAATGTTATTAGtcaaatatatattgtatatccAAAGATGTCGTATATGTTGGattaaaaatatttaattgccTATTAAAGATTAAATGGCATTTAAATTATGATAGTGTGTCGCAGTATCTACCCAAAGGAGAATTACGATATACTTTTATTGTTTGctgaattcatattattgtatcTCTATTTTGCATCTATTCCTCTTCATTCGCTTGCTTCATCTGTTATTGTGTTCAACGGATTGAACTTCTTGAGTGACATGAGCAAGTCCAGTTCCACTTAGGTGTGATGGATCTTGACTTGGCTCTGCTGAAAGAAAACACTTGCTGCTATTAATGATACAGGCAGTGAGGATGAGAAGTCTTTCcataaatgtcacgaccctaattaccgaccgtgcgggcacctactttattatcactagtagggcgaacccttacccgttaacccattaatcattagccaattttaacttctttaatcatttattaacaatcaatagataagtgaatgaatgactaaataaaagaagtaaaaaattaatagataatatgcggaagtcttaactatacacccccaagatctgaaagtcatcgtacaaggactctaactaacaatgtctaaagattgaagtatatctcaaatataataacacttaatgtctggaataaaagtaaacatctagaaagagagatcttcaggtggcatggcatgggtagaagctcaccctcggatctgatcgagcaaactagcttcaagctagagatgtaatctggatgaaatctctgaaaCAGAATATgtactcaaaaagggtgcagcaaggtagtatcagtacaaacactatgtaccgataagcatcataggccgactaagattagttcacacatataagtataaaatcaacaagataaacagatagacacttaatactcaaatccaagtcacagaatatcccataacagagtcacaacctaagatgaagcttctaaaccacaagtctgtctagtctcaataatctcacttGGTAAGCACATGCCCAAGTTCCTTCCCTACGTAGAGTCagtaatccacaatttaactcagtcaatgatcatatcaataccacaacagCCGTTTCAGCTAACACACCAGAATCAGAActaaacgagccatataataatgcagaataaaatataacgatgtgcaatgcaaaatatgatgatatgcaatgcaatgtaatgcaatgccttggccaaatacacactgtacacacatgctacttgttgacacccaattttgtcccgtcttccccaaaatatttatttacgcttctgATATTTTGGCAaactttaaaataattatttatattttactataattagccTCTTATTAATACCGACGTttcatttattaatattattattattattattattattattattgtcgctattattattattattattattattattattattattattattattattattgtcgcTATTACTATTACCAGTATTTTTATAATTCACATTATAGCATTTCAACATATTTACcatcttacgcacacgcatcgcatttattttcacaCAGTTAAATactagtgtttatttactgttgactttcaaaatattattgcacagcTATTACGAcgccatataattttattttttatccgaGCATTAATAATTACATACTTTATATTAAGTGATATTTTAGCACACATTAGTGTATAGTTATTTAAAATAGATCTTTTGcgcaaatttagaagcccaaaatagCACAAGAAGGAATATAATTATTAGTCCAAATTCGAACCCCAATCAACATAAATATTTTCTGATCCCCAGCCCACATTTAATTGACCTAGCCCACTATTTATATACCCGGCCCATACCCGTTTAAAttatacccgacccggcccaattatttgtgttgatcattttctaccctAACAGcgcctctctctttctctttttccttcacGCCGCACACCCCACCCCTGCCCTCCTCTTTCTCTCTCCCTTCCCCTCCATTTTCAGCCAAACCTTATTCTTCCTTTAGCCACGGACAGATTTGCCTGTCCCATTTTTTGCACTATTTGTCTTTCCCTTCTGCTCACCTACGTGGTTCTGTCGTTTGAAAGGGAGGGCTTTCCCATTTTCGCTTCAAAACGCAAATAATCCTCAAGACCAGAGAAAATCGGTCCATTTTGAGCAAAATCTGACTAGATCACGTGAAATGTCTACAAGTTCGTCCAAATTTTCAAACGGACATTTTTTGGATTCAAGATTCAAACTTGACGCTCTAAAAATCCCGCCCCATTTTTGAACCCCCGAAAACTCTAACAACCTCCTATAAATAATCGTCTTCGGGAAGTGTTAGAGGGGGTTGGGAGCCACACAAAATCTCCTTAAGAAAAAGAGAGTTCATTTCTTGAGTCATCCAGAAACCTAGAGTCCTTTTAGCCGCAGGAGTCCCCGAAAATTAAAGTTTGAAACCCCCTAAAACAAGAGTTCTCTAGCTGCTCAAACTCCCCTTTAAAGATACTAGTTTTAATTTTATTGATAtcgtctaaaaaaaaaaatactaagtcTGTTCTATTTTTTCCTTGGGTATTCGTTCGAATCTGAGTGCTTGAGAGCTCGGATTTTGTGTTGTGTCGAGGTAGTTCGGAGACCCTCGCACCCTGtttgctgcacccgaagaaggtgcgTTAATTCCCTTCTGTTTATTTTTTCACCCTTTGCGTTTTTTTTAGCTTCTTAATTGTTATGTGTTAACATTAGTTTACTGTCTGCATAATTCAGCACATTACTATGTTAGTTTAGTTTGAAGTTTGTGAAGTATGCTATATGCTGGTGTGATGAGATGAAATATCTATGCCTCTATTTCGCTTAATGGTTAAACAGGTTTCAGTATGATAGGTTAGTTTAATATTGTATATCTTAGGCGTCATAGTCCACTAGGTCGAATATGACTAGTTGTATTGGGTTTGCAGTTGAGTAATTTGAGAATAGCATGAAGATTATTGATTGTTTTCGGCAGCAAGATATGATATCTTTGTGTCTTATGTTTAAGTTAAAAACTTGTTTAAGAGGTTTGCATAGTTGTTTATTTCTTATATAATCTCTTGTATGTGCTATAAGGTTAATAATGTAGAGATTAAGGAATTGAGAAAGAAATCTCTTTGTCTGAGAATCGTTATTGTCTCGCTAAAAGAAAAGAAGTTTATTTGGTTTGTGGCTTTCAGTCATCTTATGgggaatattaaaaaaaatgaatgacaCGAGCAACCAGTAGGCTTTGCCAGTAATGTTTGTTATGTTCAACTTTGTAAGCACGTAATAGGCTTAAATTTGTATAGAAGGATAAATTGCAATTTCTGAGCTTGTATGTGTCATCTTATCT
Coding sequences within it:
- the LOC132603905 gene encoding peroxidase 15-like encodes the protein MVPAPTSSLAVICILLSTFSFYQSNAQLSANFYSSTCPNVSTIVQNVIQQALQSDARIGASLIRLHFHDCFVNGCDASLLLDNNATTNIVSEKDAAPNANSTRGFDVVDNIKTAVESSCPGVVSCADILALAAESSVSLAGGPSWNVLLGRRDSRTANQAGANTSIPSPLEGLSNITSKFSAVGLNVTELVALSGAHTFGRAQCRVFSARIYNFNGTGNPDPTLNTTYLANLRQICPQNGSATALANLDPATSDSFDNNYFANLQNNQGLLQSDQELFSTAAATTASIVNTFSSNQNTFFQSFVQSMINMGNISPLTGTNGEIRSDCKRVN